Proteins from a genomic interval of Thermoanaerobacterium thermosaccharolyticum DSM 571:
- a CDS encoding UPF0175 family protein: protein MKITKKIEIPEEILLSLRKSGDEFIAEMKKTAAVRYYQEKKLSIGQCAKLAEMSEEEFVKYLSSFNVGIFSFDDKR from the coding sequence GTGAAGATCACAAAGAAAATAGAAATTCCCGAAGAAATACTTTTGAGTCTTAGAAAAAGCGGAGATGAATTTATAGCTGAAATGAAAAAAACTGCAGCAGTTAGATATTATCAGGAAAAAAAGCTTTCAATAGGACAATGTGCAAAACTTGCTGAAATGAGTGAAGAAGAGTTCGTAAAATACCTCTCAAGCTTTAATGTAGGCATTTTTTCTTTTGACGACAAGAGATGA